In Chryseobacterium lactis, a single genomic region encodes these proteins:
- a CDS encoding transcription antitermination protein NusB: MLGRRQIREKVVQTVYSYYQNPVKFDVLEKNMFSGIEKIYYLYIYQLNFLVGLKDLAENQIEIGKNKYLKTDADINPNQKFINNQVLLKLEENPERLFFTGQHKQLKWDMHDDLLVKTFQRITAGKRYQDFMKEEGYSFEEDQKFIGKLFLRYIAENEDFHDYLGDKELSWYDDIHIANSMVQKTIGFLREDEESRTLIKMIKDEEDKTFAGKLLRDTLNNWENNEKKLEERLENWDLERISLMDKVILATAIAELDNFAFTPSRVIINEYIEIAKVFATDRSNIFINGILDKYCKDQNRI, translated from the coding sequence ATGTTAGGAAGACGACAAATCCGTGAAAAAGTAGTACAAACAGTGTATTCTTACTATCAGAATCCTGTAAAGTTTGATGTTTTAGAGAAAAACATGTTCTCTGGTATAGAGAAAATCTATTATCTATACATCTATCAGCTTAATTTTTTGGTAGGCCTGAAAGATCTGGCAGAAAACCAGATTGAAATCGGGAAAAATAAATACCTTAAAACCGATGCTGATATTAATCCTAACCAAAAATTCATCAATAACCAGGTATTACTTAAATTAGAGGAAAATCCGGAAAGATTGTTTTTCACAGGTCAGCATAAACAACTGAAATGGGATATGCATGATGACTTATTGGTGAAAACTTTCCAGAGAATCACTGCAGGAAAACGTTATCAGGATTTCATGAAAGAAGAAGGCTATTCTTTTGAAGAAGATCAGAAATTTATTGGTAAATTATTTTTAAGATATATTGCTGAAAACGAAGACTTCCATGATTACCTGGGTGATAAAGAACTTTCATGGTATGATGATATCCACATTGCCAACTCAATGGTACAAAAAACAATTGGTTTCCTGAGAGAAGATGAAGAAAGCAGAACTTTAATTAAAATGATTAAAGATGAAGAAGATAAAACTTTCGCGGGTAAATTATTGAGAGATACCTTAAACAATTGGGAAAACAACGAAAAGAAATTAGAAGAAAGACTGGAAAACTGGGATCTGGAAAGAATTTCTTTAATGGATAAAGTTATTTTGGCTACTGCGATTGCAGAACTGGATAATTTTGCCTTCACGCCTTCAAGAGTTATTATTAATGAATATATTGAAATTGCAAAAGTATTTGCTACAGACCGTTCAAATATCTTCATTAATGGTATTTTAGATAAATATTGTAAAGATCAAAATAGAATATAA
- a CDS encoding mechanosensitive ion channel family protein, whose product MDNLELNNIQQHWDTLISSAIAWAPRIFTAVISAVLIYLIGSWMIRMIKKLVAKAFKKRNMEASLQLFLLNIINWGLNILLFIVVVTQLGVQTSAFVAMIGAAGLAVGLALQGSLTNFAGGILILLLKPFKIGDFISTNSGVSGTVQAIDIFHTKLITPQNQLVVIPNGVVSNNSITNFTQLGTRRTALDIGVAYDADLRQTKDLLMDVIKNNQYALTVPAPQVVVTELGDSAVNLSIRVSSSTENYWAMNEELIISCKEALDKAGIGIPFPQRDIHVYNQ is encoded by the coding sequence ATGGACAATCTGGAATTGAACAACATTCAACAACATTGGGATACTTTAATATCTTCAGCAATAGCATGGGCTCCGAGAATTTTTACGGCAGTTATTTCGGCGGTATTGATCTATCTGATAGGTTCATGGATGATAAGAATGATTAAAAAGCTTGTTGCAAAAGCCTTTAAGAAACGTAATATGGAAGCTTCGTTACAGCTTTTCCTTTTAAATATTATCAACTGGGGGCTTAATATTCTGCTTTTTATTGTGGTAGTTACTCAGTTGGGAGTGCAAACGTCAGCATTTGTTGCGATGATTGGTGCAGCAGGTCTTGCCGTAGGTTTGGCATTACAGGGGTCACTAACGAATTTTGCCGGTGGAATCCTTATTTTACTACTAAAACCATTTAAAATCGGAGACTTTATCTCTACCAATTCCGGAGTATCAGGAACAGTGCAGGCGATTGATATCTTTCATACCAAATTAATTACTCCTCAAAATCAATTAGTAGTTATTCCGAATGGAGTCGTTTCAAACAATAGTATTACGAATTTCACCCAATTAGGTACCAGAAGAACAGCGTTGGATATCGGAGTTGCTTACGATGCTGACCTTAGACAAACCAAAGATCTTTTGATGGATGTGATTAAAAATAATCAATATGCCCTTACAGTGCCGGCTCCACAAGTCGTCGTGACTGAGCTTGGGGACAGCGCTGTAAATCTGTCAATAAGAGTAAGCTCTTCTACAGAAAACTACTGGGCAATGAATGAAGAGTTGATCATCAGCTGTAAAGAAGCGTTGGATAAAGCAGGAATCGGAATTCCGTTTCCACAAAGAGATATTCATGTCTACAATCAATAA
- a CDS encoding DUF1573 domain-containing protein, with translation MKKTLSIIALSIIGFGLVSCKKENKETQSAEVVATDSTAAGAPVMADSTATPAPAETAAAPTSNEPSTSIALSESNFDFGKIKKGDKVQHVYEVTNTGKNPLVISEVKPGCGCTAPDFTKEPIMPGKKGKITLHFDSSNFDGNVQKYADVFANVEKAPIKLTFTANIQP, from the coding sequence ATGAAAAAGACGTTATCAATTATCGCCTTATCTATCATAGGCTTTGGTTTAGTTTCATGTAAAAAAGAAAACAAAGAAACTCAAAGCGCTGAAGTTGTAGCTACAGATTCTACAGCTGCAGGAGCTCCTGTAATGGCTGATTCTACAGCGACACCTGCTCCGGCTGAAACTGCTGCTGCACCAACTTCTAACGAACCATCTACTTCTATTGCTTTATCTGAAAGCAACTTCGATTTTGGAAAAATCAAAAAAGGAGATAAAGTACAACACGTTTATGAAGTAACGAACACCGGAAAAAATCCATTGGTGATTTCTGAAGTTAAGCCAGGATGCGGATGTACGGCTCCTGATTTTACAAAAGAGCCAATCATGCCGGGTAAAAAAGGAAAAATTACGCTACACTTTGACTCAAGCAACTTCGATGGAAACGTTCAGAAGTATGCTGATGTTTTTGCAAACGTAGAGAAAGCTCCAATTAAATTAACGTTCACGGCGAACATTCAACCATAA
- the ligD gene encoding DNA ligase D — protein sequence MLAKLSEEAFDDKDWVFEIKWDGYRAIADLSHNDPLFYSRNGISFLSKFDTIATDFERQKYQMILDGEVVAYDHEGRPNFQQLQQIGDNPNPALVYQVFDILWLNGHSTEELPLIQRKELLKEALVETDVIKYCDHISEKGIDFFKQMKKMKLEGMIAKRADSVYVENHRTSDWLKIKFNNTDEAIICGFTEPRGSRQSFGALILGKYIDGQLTYCGHTGTGFNNSSLKELYEKFHKLIVKTSPFETIPKTNMPVTWIKPELVCEIKYSEITKDGIYRHPVFVAIREDKEPDEIKDSGHNTLTEKSKDMKAKTSSKKTETHEKENEITLNQHKVKLTNQDKIYFPKDGISKGDVIDYYQSVATYILPYLKNRPLSLNRFPNGIEEQGFYQKDAGEHIPEWIKTTQVYSESNDKYIDYIYCNDKATLAYLNNLGCIDLNPWNSSLPDLDHPDYLVLDLDPSKKNSFDDVIETALQVNEILTSIKIKGYCKTSGSTGIHIYIPMGGKYDFDQVKDFAHILMKQVNEKLPKITTLERSLQKRDSNKIYLDYLQNRTGQTLASAYSLRPKEGASVSMPLDWNELKPGIKPTDFNIHNSLERIKEKGDLFKPVLGKGIDMMKALEFLQNID from the coding sequence ATGCTGGCAAAGCTTTCAGAGGAAGCATTTGACGATAAAGACTGGGTTTTTGAAATAAAATGGGATGGATATCGTGCCATTGCGGATCTGAGTCATAATGATCCGCTCTTCTATTCCCGAAACGGGATTTCATTCTTATCTAAATTTGATACTATCGCAACAGATTTTGAACGGCAGAAGTATCAAATGATCCTGGACGGTGAAGTTGTAGCGTACGACCACGAGGGAAGACCTAATTTCCAGCAGTTGCAACAAATCGGGGATAACCCCAATCCAGCTCTTGTTTATCAGGTTTTTGATATTTTATGGCTGAATGGCCATTCTACGGAAGAACTTCCTTTAATTCAACGAAAAGAACTTTTAAAAGAGGCATTGGTTGAAACTGATGTTATCAAATATTGCGACCATATTTCTGAAAAAGGCATTGATTTTTTTAAACAAATGAAAAAAATGAAGCTGGAAGGAATGATTGCCAAGCGAGCCGACAGTGTATATGTAGAAAACCACAGAACCAGTGACTGGCTTAAAATTAAATTCAACAACACCGACGAAGCCATTATCTGTGGATTCACCGAACCACGAGGTTCACGACAAAGTTTCGGAGCCTTAATTTTAGGGAAATATATTGATGGGCAACTAACTTATTGCGGACATACCGGAACTGGATTCAATAACAGCTCATTGAAGGAACTTTATGAAAAATTTCATAAGCTCATTGTGAAAACTTCCCCTTTTGAAACAATTCCCAAAACCAATATGCCTGTAACCTGGATTAAACCGGAACTGGTTTGTGAAATCAAATATTCAGAGATTACCAAAGATGGCATCTACAGACACCCTGTCTTTGTTGCTATTCGGGAAGATAAAGAACCTGATGAAATAAAGGATTCCGGCCACAATACACTCACCGAAAAATCTAAAGATATGAAAGCCAAAACTTCATCAAAAAAAACAGAAACTCATGAAAAAGAAAATGAGATCACATTAAACCAACATAAGGTAAAACTCACCAATCAGGATAAAATCTATTTTCCGAAAGACGGTATTAGCAAGGGTGATGTGATAGACTACTATCAATCGGTTGCAACCTATATCCTACCCTATCTGAAAAATCGGCCGCTATCTCTCAATCGTTTCCCTAATGGTATTGAAGAACAAGGTTTTTACCAGAAAGATGCGGGAGAGCATATTCCGGAATGGATCAAAACAACACAGGTGTATTCTGAATCTAATGATAAATACATCGACTATATTTACTGCAATGATAAAGCAACGTTAGCATATCTGAACAATCTGGGATGTATTGACCTTAATCCCTGGAACAGTTCGTTACCAGATCTGGATCATCCAGATTATTTGGTTTTAGATCTGGATCCGTCGAAAAAAAATAGTTTTGACGACGTTATTGAAACGGCTCTTCAGGTAAATGAGATTTTAACCTCAATTAAAATAAAAGGATATTGCAAGACTTCCGGAAGTACAGGAATCCACATTTACATTCCGATGGGTGGAAAATATGATTTTGACCAGGTGAAAGATTTTGCACATATCCTCATGAAACAGGTGAATGAAAAGCTTCCAAAGATTACTACACTGGAAAGAAGTTTACAAAAGAGAGATTCTAATAAAATCTACCTGGACTACCTTCAAAACAGAACGGGACAGACTTTAGCCAGTGCTTATAGTCTAAGACCAAAAGAAGGTGCTTCAGTATCCATGCCTTTGGATTGGAATGAACTTAAACCGGGAATAAAACCAACAGATTTTAATATTCATAACAGTCTGGAAAGGATTAAAGAGAAAGGAGATTTGTTTAAACCGGTTCTGGGTAAGGGAATAGATATGATGAAGGCACTGGAATTCCTGCAGAATATTGATTAA
- a CDS encoding SDR family NAD(P)-dependent oxidoreductase, which translates to MNQNTSKTVLILGANSDVAKQCIIQYLEKGFSVMAASRNTKSLQDFITAQHLNPEKVNVLYFDAADFGSHQKFYYDLPVKPHIVVYAAGFLVDNQKALTDFKGAKQMMEVNYMGGVSILNIIAMDESNKNLERIIGLSSLSGVRGRKSNFVYGSTKAAFTQYLAGLRQELSSRKIIVNALVIGYIRTKINEGLELNESLIMEPDYVAKYIVNAGNSFTIVPDFKWKIIYHILRLLPESLAAKLP; encoded by the coding sequence ATGAATCAAAACACAAGTAAAACTGTTCTCATTTTAGGAGCTAATTCTGATGTCGCAAAACAGTGCATAATCCAATACCTTGAAAAAGGCTTTTCTGTAATGGCTGCATCCAGAAATACAAAATCCCTACAAGATTTTATCACAGCTCAGCATTTAAATCCAGAAAAAGTAAACGTTTTGTATTTTGATGCTGCAGATTTTGGCTCTCATCAGAAATTTTACTATGATCTTCCCGTAAAACCTCATATTGTAGTCTACGCTGCCGGTTTTTTGGTGGATAATCAAAAAGCACTAACTGATTTCAAAGGAGCTAAACAAATGATGGAAGTGAATTATATGGGAGGTGTTTCCATTCTTAATATTATTGCAATGGATGAAAGCAATAAAAACCTGGAAAGAATTATTGGTCTTTCTTCCTTATCAGGTGTCAGAGGAAGGAAAAGTAATTTTGTCTATGGAAGTACCAAAGCTGCTTTTACCCAATATCTTGCAGGATTAAGACAAGAGTTATCGTCAAGAAAAATAATTGTAAATGCTCTGGTCATCGGATATATCAGAACAAAAATCAATGAAGGATTAGAACTTAATGAATCATTGATTATGGAACCGGACTACGTTGCGAAATATATCGTAAACGCCGGAAATTCTTTTACTATCGTTCCCGATTTTAAATGGAAAATAATTTACCATATTCTGAGACTTTTACCTGAAAGTCTGGCGGCGAAGCTTCCGTAA
- a CDS encoding ABC transporter ATP-binding protein, giving the protein MKALKTLNPYFWKHKILLFWGVLFIIASNFFNIYKVQFVGKSVDELTKGGNLGFNHQVLIYVAIIVGCSLLTGFFTFMMRQTIIVASRRIEYELKNKIYRHYQDLSLTDYKQTTIGDLMNRLSEDVVAVRMYLGPGVMYVANLIVLVVITAIYMVKTDASMTLWTLLPLPILSYAIYKVSSIINRKSKIMQKSQSAISTFVQDSFSGIRVVKFFAREKYIEKNYGVKVTDYQNKALDLAKTEAYFFTIILFVIGLLNVAVILIGGQKYIAGELSIGKIADFFMYINTLIFPFSMVGWVTSVNQRAEASMQRINEFMDKKSEIVNTNFEDYPIKGEIEFKNVSYVYPNTGIKALENLSFKVKAGESLAIMGKTGSGKSTIALLLCRLIDPTEGDILIDGKNLKEHNLYNYRNFIGYIPQESYLFSDSIENNIGFAIDHPSHERVVEYAQIADVHKNIVDFKEQYKTLVGERGVMLSGGQKQRICIARALIKDPNIIIFDDSLSALDTETEQNILENIDKKISNATSIIITHRESSAQKADQIINLTEIANSVTA; this is encoded by the coding sequence ATGAAAGCGCTAAAAACCTTAAACCCTTATTTTTGGAAACACAAAATATTATTGTTTTGGGGAGTACTATTTATCATTGCCAGTAACTTTTTTAATATTTATAAAGTTCAGTTTGTAGGAAAATCCGTTGATGAGCTTACGAAAGGCGGAAATCTGGGCTTCAATCACCAGGTACTTATTTATGTCGCTATTATTGTCGGATGCTCGCTATTGACAGGATTCTTCACTTTTATGATGCGACAAACGATCATTGTAGCTTCCAGAAGAATTGAATATGAACTGAAAAATAAAATCTACAGACATTATCAGGATTTATCTTTAACCGATTATAAGCAGACCACCATTGGTGATTTGATGAACAGGTTAAGTGAGGATGTGGTTGCAGTAAGAATGTATCTTGGTCCCGGGGTAATGTATGTTGCCAACCTTATTGTTCTCGTTGTGATCACGGCCATTTATATGGTGAAAACGGATGCTTCAATGACCTTATGGACCTTGTTGCCACTCCCTATTTTATCATATGCTATATATAAGGTAAGTTCGATCATTAACAGAAAGTCGAAAATCATGCAGAAAAGTCAATCTGCTATTTCCACTTTTGTACAGGACAGTTTCTCTGGAATCCGGGTGGTGAAATTTTTCGCAAGAGAAAAATATATCGAAAAGAATTACGGAGTAAAAGTAACTGATTATCAGAATAAAGCTCTGGATCTGGCAAAAACAGAAGCCTACTTCTTTACTATTATTTTGTTTGTCATCGGATTATTAAATGTCGCCGTTATTTTAATTGGCGGTCAAAAATATATTGCAGGAGAATTAAGCATTGGTAAAATCGCAGATTTCTTTATGTACATCAACACATTGATTTTTCCATTTTCCATGGTGGGTTGGGTAACTTCTGTTAATCAAAGAGCTGAAGCTTCCATGCAAAGGATTAATGAATTTATGGATAAGAAATCCGAGATCGTGAATACCAACTTTGAAGATTATCCTATCAAAGGAGAAATTGAATTCAAAAATGTTTCTTACGTTTATCCTAATACCGGAATTAAAGCATTGGAGAATTTAAGCTTTAAGGTTAAAGCAGGAGAATCGCTGGCCATAATGGGTAAAACAGGAAGTGGAAAATCGACTATAGCCCTGCTTTTATGCAGACTCATCGATCCTACGGAAGGAGACATTTTGATTGATGGTAAGAATCTGAAGGAACACAATTTATACAATTACAGAAACTTCATCGGATATATTCCTCAGGAAAGCTATTTATTCTCTGATTCTATTGAAAACAACATCGGTTTTGCCATCGATCATCCGTCCCATGAAAGAGTCGTAGAATATGCACAAATTGCAGACGTCCACAAAAATATTGTTGACTTTAAAGAGCAATATAAAACACTTGTTGGTGAACGGGGGGTAATGCTTTCAGGAGGCCAGAAGCAAAGAATTTGTATTGCCAGAGCCTTAATTAAAGACCCAAATATCATTATTTTTGATGATTCGCTGTCTGCTTTAGATACCGAAACAGAGCAGAATATTCTTGAAAATATTGATAAAAAAATCAGCAACGCTACATCCATAATTATCACACACAGAGAGTCTAGCGCTCAAAAAGCCGACCAAATCATCAACCTTACGGAAATTGCCAATTCTGTAACCGCTTAG
- a CDS encoding DUF3276 family protein: MSEYKERHENEIFTKVLKAGRRTYFFDVRETKAGDYYLTITESKKNFGENGEATFEKHKIYLYKEDFKSFQEMFNESTDFIINEKGEDVISEKHDKDFKSRSFTIDSDEEV, encoded by the coding sequence ATGAGTGAATACAAGGAACGCCATGAAAATGAGATTTTCACGAAGGTGTTAAAAGCAGGGAGAAGAACTTATTTCTTTGATGTGCGCGAGACGAAAGCAGGAGATTATTATCTTACAATCACAGAGAGTAAGAAAAATTTCGGAGAGAATGGGGAAGCTACATTCGAGAAGCATAAAATTTACCTTTATAAGGAAGATTTTAAAAGTTTTCAGGAGATGTTTAATGAGTCCACAGATTTCATCATTAATGAAAAGGGTGAGGATGTAATTTCAGAAAAACATGACAAAGACTTCAAAAGCAGATCTTTCACGATTGATTCTGACGAAGAAGTTTAA
- the yajC gene encoding preprotein translocase subunit YajC: protein MLTLFLQAQPGGSSSMMLIMMGVMFVGFYFLMIRPQMRKQKQEKNFQENLKVGTRVVLTSGLHGRIAQVQDDGFVIETLSGKLKFEKAAISREMTESRFGDKAKTADKKETETEEKK from the coding sequence ATGTTGACACTATTTTTACAGGCACAACCAGGAGGATCTTCATCCATGATGCTGATCATGATGGGAGTAATGTTTGTAGGTTTTTATTTCCTGATGATAAGACCTCAGATGAGAAAACAAAAGCAGGAAAAGAATTTCCAGGAAAACCTTAAAGTAGGAACCAGAGTAGTTCTTACATCAGGTCTTCACGGAAGAATTGCTCAGGTTCAGGATGACGGTTTTGTAATTGAAACATTATCAGGAAAACTGAAGTTCGAAAAAGCAGCGATTTCCAGAGAAATGACAGAATCGCGTTTTGGAGATAAAGCAAAAACTGCTGATAAAAAAGAAACAGAAACTGAAGAAAAAAAATAA